A window of Hymenobacter aerilatus contains these coding sequences:
- a CDS encoding flavoprotein, with protein sequence MALHNRKILLGVCGSIAAYKSAALVRLLVKAGAEVQVILTASASAFVTPLTLGTLSKKPVLQGFLKDERAGEWHNHVHLGLWADVLLVAPASANTIAHFAHGLCDSLLDAAYLSARCPVFLAPAMDLDMYQHPAVTANLTALRSYGNHVLDSPSGELASGLSGPGRMLEPEEIMTELERFFGSEV encoded by the coding sequence ATGGCACTGCACAACCGTAAGATTCTGCTGGGCGTGTGTGGGAGTATTGCCGCCTATAAATCGGCCGCGCTGGTGCGGCTGCTTGTGAAAGCCGGGGCCGAAGTGCAGGTAATCCTGACCGCTTCGGCCTCGGCTTTTGTTACGCCGCTCACCTTGGGCACGCTCTCCAAAAAGCCGGTGTTGCAGGGCTTTCTGAAAGACGAGCGAGCCGGCGAGTGGCACAACCACGTGCACCTAGGCTTGTGGGCCGATGTATTGTTAGTGGCCCCAGCCTCGGCCAACACCATTGCCCACTTCGCCCACGGCCTCTGCGACTCGCTGCTGGATGCCGCCTACCTTTCGGCCCGTTGTCCTGTATTCCTGGCCCCAGCTATGGATCTGGATATGTACCAGCACCCAGCCGTGACGGCCAACCTAACTGCCCTGCGTAGCTACGGCAACCACGTGCTCGACTCGCCCAGCGGCGAACTAGCGAGCGGCCTCTCCGGCCCCGGCCGCATGCTGGAGCCCGAGGAGATTATGACGGAGTTAGAGCGTTTTTTTGGGTCGGAGGTGTAG
- a CDS encoding DNA-directed RNA polymerase subunit omega, whose product MKVPNNVSPSIVTRNMSDFAQDTGNVYESIAIISKRANQLSVKLKEELNGKLAEFATTVDNLEEVFENREQIEISKHYERLPKPTNLAIEEFLEGKVYFRTPEVDNNGNLLANE is encoded by the coding sequence ATGAAAGTTCCGAATAACGTTTCCCCCTCTATCGTGACGCGCAACATGTCGGATTTCGCGCAAGACACCGGCAACGTGTACGAGTCTATTGCCATCATCTCGAAGCGCGCCAACCAATTGTCGGTGAAGCTGAAAGAAGAGTTGAACGGCAAGCTGGCTGAGTTTGCTACCACGGTTGATAATCTTGAAGAAGTGTTTGAAAACCGCGAGCAGATCGAGATTTCCAAGCACTACGAGCGCCTACCCAAGCCCACTAACCTCGCCATTGAGGAGTTTCTGGAAGGCAAAGTGTATTTCCGCACGCCGGAAGTCGATAACAACGGCAACCTGCTCGCCAACGAGTAA
- a CDS encoding outer membrane protein assembly factor BamD → MLPMSVFRPTAFFVLLLSALLLGSCSGYQKLLKSNDVNKKYEAAIKYYEEGDYFKAGTLLEELQPLLKGRPEAEKAQFFFANTNFKQRNYVLSAYYFKAFYETYPNSQYAEEAMFLHAKSLFRDSPEYELDQTNTLSANESIQEFLNRYPESTFRPEVENMSQELQKKLENKAFQGAKLYQQLRYYQSAVVALGNFQQQYPASVYSEDAAYLKLESQFNLAKESVAEKQRERYLEAVAFYQQFIDAYPNSRSLKGAENMYDFSRKELDRLKTSEKTDASAAAN, encoded by the coding sequence ATGCTACCCATGTCTGTGTTTCGCCCTACCGCCTTCTTTGTTCTGCTTCTGAGCGCGTTGCTGCTTGGCTCGTGCAGCGGCTACCAAAAGCTGCTCAAGAGCAACGATGTGAACAAAAAATATGAAGCCGCCATCAAGTATTACGAGGAGGGCGACTATTTCAAAGCCGGTACGCTGCTAGAGGAGCTGCAACCCCTACTGAAAGGGCGTCCCGAGGCCGAAAAAGCCCAGTTCTTTTTTGCTAACACCAACTTCAAGCAGCGCAACTACGTGCTGAGCGCTTACTATTTCAAGGCATTCTACGAAACTTACCCCAACTCGCAGTATGCCGAGGAGGCCATGTTTCTGCACGCCAAGTCGCTGTTTCGCGACTCGCCGGAGTATGAGCTAGACCAGACCAACACGCTGTCGGCCAACGAAAGCATCCAAGAGTTTTTGAACCGCTACCCTGAAAGCACGTTCCGCCCCGAAGTGGAGAATATGTCGCAGGAGCTGCAGAAGAAGCTGGAGAACAAAGCCTTTCAGGGCGCCAAGCTGTACCAGCAGCTTCGCTACTACCAATCGGCAGTGGTGGCGCTGGGCAACTTTCAGCAGCAGTATCCTGCCTCAGTGTACAGCGAAGATGCGGCCTACCTGAAGCTGGAGTCGCAGTTCAACCTAGCTAAGGAAAGCGTGGCCGAGAAGCAGCGCGAGCGGTACTTGGAAGCAGTGGCTTTCTACCAGCAGTTCATCGACGCCTACCCTAATAGCCGTAGCCTTAAAGGCGCCGAGAACATGTATGACTTCTCGCGCAAAGAGCTGGACCGTTTGAAGACCAGCGAGAAGACGGATGCATCGGCCGCTGCCAACTAG
- a CDS encoding OstA-like protein, with protein MSFPKSVFLFFLLLAPFFSWAQRPATPAGRPAASSKNPPVELLGTDQFVGGEFNGVKIRKLLGNVRFKQGTTLLFCDSAYQYMERNTVDAFSNVRIVQNDTVTITGEKGFYDGNARTARMTGNVVMRDPRMTLTTSLLDYDLTRNLAYYSTGGHLQDPENTLDSQFGYYNTESKVFSFRRNVHVVTKSNEIRSDTLQYNTMSKVVYFFGPTRIVDKLNRTLYAENGTYNTITKVADFQKNAKIETPDYLLGGDKLVYDENTSYGIATGHVSMTSKKDNLVIRGDVGRYWRALGKAKVYGSPVMRNISGNDTLYLAGDTLMSVEGRPAPPPPPRPKPGVRFQTTAPLPPTQKQLNASVLYAYPRARIYRSDLQGACDSLTYDRQDSVIYLNRKPILWQEQNQLTSDSMEIRLRNGKIDQMRLYANAFSIAEDTLLNYNQVKGRNMVAYFADSKLKKITVLGNAESLYFALDGDTALTGMNKAVGASMALRFTEGKKAPKVTYYTNPDASFIPPHELKDEDRKLKGFQWRITERPTRQQVLGQQFGTPAKPKAKAKPKSKKTKTAPKARPVAPSRKAPVATGKPASR; from the coding sequence ATGTCGTTCCCGAAATCCGTTTTTCTCTTTTTTCTGCTCTTGGCGCCCTTTTTTAGCTGGGCGCAGCGCCCGGCTACGCCGGCCGGCCGGCCGGCTGCAAGCAGTAAGAACCCGCCTGTGGAGCTATTGGGTACCGACCAGTTTGTGGGGGGCGAGTTCAACGGCGTGAAAATCCGCAAACTGCTAGGCAACGTGCGCTTCAAGCAAGGCACTACGCTGCTTTTCTGCGACTCGGCCTACCAGTATATGGAACGTAATACGGTGGATGCGTTCAGCAACGTGCGCATCGTGCAGAACGACACCGTGACCATCACCGGCGAGAAGGGTTTCTACGACGGCAACGCCCGAACGGCCCGCATGACCGGCAACGTGGTGATGCGCGACCCGCGCATGACGCTCACCACCAGCTTACTCGACTACGACCTGACCCGCAACCTGGCCTACTACAGCACCGGCGGCCACCTGCAGGACCCCGAAAACACGCTCGATAGTCAGTTTGGCTACTACAATACCGAAAGCAAAGTATTCAGCTTCCGACGCAACGTGCACGTGGTCACGAAAAGCAACGAGATACGCAGCGACACCTTGCAGTACAATACCATGTCGAAGGTGGTGTATTTCTTCGGGCCTACTCGTATCGTCGACAAGCTGAACCGCACGCTCTACGCCGAAAACGGCACGTATAATACCATCACAAAAGTGGCTGACTTTCAAAAGAATGCCAAAATAGAAACGCCTGACTACCTGCTGGGCGGCGACAAGCTGGTATACGATGAAAACACCAGCTATGGCATTGCTACCGGCCATGTGTCCATGACGTCCAAGAAAGACAACCTTGTCATTCGGGGCGACGTGGGGCGGTACTGGCGGGCGCTAGGCAAAGCCAAAGTGTACGGCTCACCCGTGATGCGCAACATCTCCGGCAACGACACGCTGTATCTAGCCGGCGATACCCTGATGAGTGTGGAGGGTAGGCCGGCACCGCCGCCACCGCCGCGCCCCAAGCCGGGTGTGCGTTTTCAAACTACCGCCCCGTTGCCGCCTACCCAAAAGCAGCTTAACGCCAGCGTGCTGTATGCCTACCCTAGGGCCCGCATCTATCGCAGCGACCTGCAAGGTGCCTGCGACTCGCTAACCTACGACCGGCAGGATTCGGTTATCTACCTCAACAGGAAGCCTATTCTGTGGCAGGAGCAAAATCAGCTCACATCTGACAGCATGGAAATCCGGCTGCGCAACGGCAAGATTGACCAGATGCGCCTGTACGCCAACGCATTTAGCATTGCCGAGGATACGCTGCTCAACTACAACCAGGTGAAGGGCCGCAACATGGTGGCCTACTTCGCAGACAGCAAACTGAAAAAAATTACGGTGCTTGGCAACGCCGAGAGCCTCTACTTTGCTCTTGATGGTGATACTGCCCTCACGGGCATGAACAAGGCTGTGGGCGCCTCGATGGCGTTGCGCTTCACAGAGGGCAAAAAAGCTCCCAAAGTCACTTATTATACTAATCCCGATGCCAGCTTCATTCCGCCCCACGAGCTAAAGGATGAGGACCGCAAGCTGAAAGGCTTTCAGTGGCGCATCACGGAACGGCCTACCCGCCAGCAAGTGTTAGGGCAGCAGTTTGGGACGCCTGCCAAGCCGAAAGCTAAAGCGAAGCCCAAGTCTAAAAAAACAAAAACGGCCCCCAAAGCCCGGCCAGTAGCCCCCAGCCGCAAGGCGCCGGTAGCCACCGGCAAACCCGCTTCCCGGTAA
- the tilS gene encoding tRNA lysidine(34) synthetase TilS — MLDQIRQFILDNNLFSPTTDTVLVAVSGGQDSVVLLDVLHRLGVQIAVAHCHFGLRGDEADADEQFVRKLAKQYEAPYFAEFFQTKAFAQQEGISTQMAARALRYTWFEQVRQREGYTCIATAHHQRDAAETMLLNLTHGTGLAGLHGIPAKSGHVVRPLLPIDKPALFDYLVENRLIWREDASNDSPVYQRNRLRQEVLPVLRDINPNLDQTLQITAERVGGAEEIVRRYVQDTAAEAQRTENEVTYLRIDTLQRTAATALVLHELLRPFGFSYLVVKDIVAAFGAEPGRQFDSPTHRLVKDRDQLVITRRNLGNFGTHQIAAGQETLKIDGLHLRLALHEAEDFALPRAKNQAALDADKLKFPLVVRRWQEGDWFMPIGMKGKKKLSDFLIDQKIPLNLKDDVRVLVSGDGKIAWVIGLRPDDRFKVTEETQSVLAVQRM; from the coding sequence ATGCTCGACCAGATTCGTCAGTTCATCCTCGATAATAATCTTTTCTCCCCTACTACCGATACCGTGCTTGTGGCCGTGAGCGGTGGGCAGGACTCGGTAGTCCTACTCGACGTGCTGCACCGCCTGGGTGTACAAATAGCGGTAGCGCACTGCCACTTCGGCCTACGTGGCGACGAGGCTGACGCCGACGAGCAGTTTGTGCGCAAGCTGGCTAAGCAGTACGAAGCGCCCTACTTCGCGGAGTTCTTTCAGACCAAAGCATTTGCCCAGCAGGAAGGCATTTCGACGCAGATGGCCGCCCGCGCTTTGCGCTACACGTGGTTTGAGCAGGTGCGCCAACGTGAGGGCTACACCTGCATCGCTACGGCCCACCACCAGCGCGATGCCGCCGAAACCATGCTGCTCAACCTCACGCACGGTACCGGCTTGGCGGGTTTGCACGGCATTCCGGCCAAAAGCGGCCACGTGGTGCGCCCCCTCCTACCCATCGACAAACCCGCCTTGTTTGATTATCTGGTGGAAAACCGCTTGATCTGGCGCGAAGATGCCAGCAACGACTCGCCTGTGTACCAACGCAACCGCCTGCGCCAGGAGGTGCTGCCGGTGCTGCGCGACATCAACCCCAACCTCGACCAGACTCTGCAAATCACCGCCGAGCGGGTAGGCGGGGCCGAGGAAATTGTGCGCCGCTACGTGCAGGACACGGCTGCCGAAGCCCAACGCACCGAAAATGAAGTAACCTACCTGCGTATTGACACGCTGCAACGCACGGCGGCCACGGCACTGGTGCTGCACGAACTGCTGCGGCCGTTTGGGTTTTCCTACCTCGTGGTGAAGGATATTGTGGCGGCGTTCGGCGCTGAGCCGGGCCGGCAGTTCGACTCGCCTACCCACCGCTTGGTGAAGGACCGCGACCAGCTGGTGATTACGCGCCGCAACCTCGGCAACTTCGGCACGCACCAGATAGCCGCCGGGCAGGAGACGCTGAAAATCGACGGGCTGCACCTGCGGCTGGCGCTGCACGAGGCCGAGGATTTTGCCCTACCCCGCGCCAAAAACCAAGCGGCCCTAGATGCCGATAAGCTGAAGTTTCCGCTGGTGGTGCGGCGCTGGCAGGAGGGCGACTGGTTTATGCCCATCGGTATGAAAGGCAAAAAGAAGCTCTCGGATTTCCTCATCGACCAGAAAATCCCACTGAACCTGAAGGACGACGTGCGCGTGCTGGTATCCGGCGACGGTAAGATTGCCTGGGTGATTGGCTTGCGGCCGGATGACCGGTTTAAGGTGACGGAGGAGACGCAGAGCGTGCTGGCCGTGCAGCGAATGTAG
- the mdh gene encoding malate dehydrogenase, which translates to MKVTVVGAGNVGATCADVLATREIANEVVLVDIKEGFAEGKALDIWQKAPIIGYDTRTVGVTGDYSRTADSDVVVITSGLPRKPGMSRDDLISTNAGIVKSVTEQVVKYSPNAIIIIVSNPLDVMTYQAHLTSGKDRTKVFGMAGILDTARYRAFLAEALNVSPKDIQAVLMGGHGDTMVPLPRYTTVGGIPVTELIGKEELDAIVQRTAQGGGELVKLMGTSAWYAPGAAAAQMVEAIVRDQRRVFPVCIKLEGEYGIDGVYLGAPVILGKNGIEKVIELQLNDEEKALLETSRGHVKEVMDALDKMSQTNA; encoded by the coding sequence ATGAAAGTTACCGTAGTTGGGGCTGGCAACGTGGGCGCAACCTGCGCCGATGTACTTGCCACCCGCGAAATTGCCAATGAAGTAGTACTGGTTGATATCAAGGAAGGCTTCGCCGAAGGCAAGGCGCTTGATATCTGGCAGAAAGCCCCCATTATTGGCTACGATACCCGTACCGTGGGCGTAACGGGCGACTACTCGCGCACCGCCGACTCCGATGTGGTGGTGATTACCTCTGGCCTACCCCGCAAGCCCGGCATGAGCCGCGACGACCTGATTTCGACCAACGCCGGCATCGTAAAATCGGTGACAGAGCAAGTGGTGAAGTATTCGCCCAACGCCATCATCATCATCGTGAGTAACCCGCTCGACGTGATGACCTACCAAGCCCACCTCACTTCCGGCAAAGACCGCACGAAGGTGTTTGGCATGGCCGGTATCCTGGACACAGCCCGTTACCGCGCCTTCTTGGCTGAGGCCCTGAACGTTAGCCCCAAAGACATTCAGGCGGTGCTGATGGGCGGCCACGGCGACACCATGGTGCCCCTACCCCGCTACACCACTGTGGGCGGCATACCTGTTACAGAACTGATTGGCAAAGAGGAACTAGACGCCATTGTGCAGCGCACGGCCCAAGGCGGCGGCGAGCTGGTGAAGCTCATGGGTACCTCGGCTTGGTATGCACCCGGCGCAGCGGCGGCTCAGATGGTAGAAGCCATTGTGCGCGACCAGCGCCGCGTATTCCCCGTGTGCATCAAGCTGGAAGGCGAGTATGGCATCGATGGTGTGTACTTGGGTGCGCCGGTCATTCTCGGCAAAAACGGCATCGAGAAAGTGATTGAGTTGCAACTCAACGACGAGGAAAAAGCGCTACTGGAAACCTCTCGCGGCCACGTGAAAGAAGTGATGGACGCGCTGGATAAAATGAGTCAAACTAACGCGTAA
- a CDS encoding aldo/keto reductase gives MEHRQLGASGLRIPVLSFGTATFGGSTEFFKPWGTTQVEEARKLVDICLEAGANLFDTANVYSLGAAEEILGKVLEGRRHETLISTKATFPMGEGPQEYGSSRQHLVRACEDSLRRLRTDYIDIYHMHGFDAHTPVDETLRTLDTLVQSGKVRYIACSNFSGWHLMKSMSVSERHGWARYVGHQVYYSLLHREFEWELMPLGLDQGVGTLVWSPLSAGLLSGKIRRGQPLPEGSRLAQGGGQGPQVPDERLFAIVDVLDEVAAETEKTVAQVALNWLLQRPTVVNLVVGARNEEQLRQNLDATDWNLTPEQVARLDAVSDTTPTYPYWHQRQFPMLGASAL, from the coding sequence ATGGAACATCGTCAGCTAGGAGCTTCGGGCCTGCGCATTCCGGTACTGAGCTTTGGCACAGCTACTTTCGGCGGAAGCACCGAATTCTTCAAACCCTGGGGTACTACGCAGGTAGAAGAAGCTCGGAAGCTTGTTGACATTTGCCTGGAAGCCGGCGCCAATTTGTTCGACACGGCCAACGTGTACTCGCTAGGTGCGGCGGAAGAAATTCTGGGCAAGGTGCTGGAGGGCCGTCGCCACGAAACGCTGATATCTACCAAGGCTACCTTCCCGATGGGCGAAGGTCCGCAGGAGTATGGCTCATCGCGCCAGCACCTGGTGCGCGCCTGCGAAGATTCGCTACGCCGCCTGCGCACCGACTACATCGATATTTACCACATGCACGGCTTTGACGCACATACGCCGGTAGACGAAACGCTGCGCACGCTCGATACGCTGGTGCAAAGCGGCAAGGTGCGCTACATTGCCTGCTCCAATTTTTCGGGCTGGCATTTGATGAAGTCCATGTCTGTATCGGAGCGGCACGGGTGGGCACGCTATGTGGGGCACCAAGTATACTACTCGCTGCTCCACCGCGAGTTTGAGTGGGAGCTGATGCCGCTGGGCCTCGACCAGGGGGTAGGAACCCTGGTATGGAGTCCGTTGTCGGCGGGGCTGCTGAGCGGTAAAATCCGCCGTGGCCAGCCCCTACCCGAGGGTAGCCGACTGGCACAGGGCGGCGGCCAAGGTCCGCAGGTGCCCGATGAGCGCCTGTTTGCCATTGTGGATGTGCTAGACGAGGTAGCGGCAGAAACCGAGAAAACCGTGGCCCAGGTTGCACTCAACTGGCTGTTGCAGCGCCCTACCGTTGTGAACCTAGTCGTGGGGGCTCGCAACGAGGAGCAGCTGCGTCAGAACCTGGACGCCACCGACTGGAACCTCACGCCAGAGCAAGTAGCCCGCCTCGACGCCGTGAGCGACACCACACCTACCTACCCCTACTGGCACCAGCGCCAGTTTCCTATGCTCGGAGCGTCGGCGCTCTAA
- a CDS encoding rhomboid family protein, with product MSIFNDIRTAFNRRDNSLNQLLLINGLVFLIIKIVKIILSFSKQPYYGDIIEQLALPANTDLLMYRPWTLLTYAFLHEDFFHILFNLLNLYWFGALIREYLGERKVVSLYILGALAGAALFLIGYNFIPSLQTSRPLLEGASGAVVAIIVGAATLLPNYEFNLILIGPVRIKYIALALVIIFLIGLDGGNTGGQMAHLGGAILGFVFIKQLQAGRDMGRPILAIGDWVGGLFTGRPNLRVSHRNRATVPPTTKARTGTTQPDADDIDSILDKISRSGYESLSKEEKQKLFRASQQ from the coding sequence ATGAGCATCTTTAACGATATTCGGACTGCTTTCAACCGTCGCGACAACTCGCTGAATCAGCTGTTGCTGATTAATGGATTGGTATTTTTGATAATTAAGATTGTCAAAATAATATTATCATTTAGTAAACAACCTTATTACGGTGATATTATTGAACAATTAGCGCTGCCAGCTAATACCGATTTATTAATGTATCGCCCATGGACATTATTAACTTATGCTTTCTTACATGAAGACTTTTTTCATATTCTTTTCAATTTGTTGAACTTGTATTGGTTTGGAGCGCTAATACGAGAGTATTTAGGCGAGCGTAAAGTAGTGAGTCTATATATTTTAGGGGCTTTAGCAGGTGCTGCTCTCTTTTTAATCGGTTACAATTTTATTCCAAGCTTACAAACTTCTAGGCCGCTTTTAGAAGGAGCTTCTGGAGCAGTAGTTGCTATCATTGTAGGAGCTGCTACTTTGTTGCCTAATTATGAGTTTAACTTAATTCTTATCGGTCCAGTACGAATTAAATACATTGCGTTAGCTCTAGTAATAATTTTTTTAATCGGTCTTGATGGAGGAAATACTGGTGGCCAGATGGCCCACCTTGGCGGCGCTATCTTAGGCTTCGTCTTCATCAAGCAGTTGCAAGCCGGGCGTGACATGGGACGACCCATCCTTGCCATCGGCGACTGGGTAGGGGGCTTGTTTACGGGGCGGCCCAACCTGCGCGTGTCGCACCGCAACCGCGCTACCGTGCCGCCTACCACCAAGGCCCGCACCGGCACCACCCAACCCGACGCCGACGACATCGACTCCATTCTGGATAAGATTTCGCGCTCCGGCTACGAGAGCCTGTCGAAAGAGGAAAAGCAAAAGCTGTTCCGGGCAAGTCAGCAATAA
- a CDS encoding rhomboid family intramembrane serine protease, whose amino-acid sequence MFNLTPAVRNILLLNVLMFVAQQVLGDQTIMLALFPVGSPNYQPWQFLTYMFMHGGVMHILFNMFALISFGPLLEMQWGANRFLTFWLICGVGAGVLYSGVRYYELDKMNQARIEFRQDPSPGNYADFFRAYLPEAPYQQNAQILKQSPTPANIAQATQNLDDVFNQSFNVPMLGASGAIFGILMAFAYLFPNTELMLLFIPFPVKAKYMVFGYAAFELFQGVHRVPGDTVAHFAHLGGMLIGFIVLKIWERSRGQFY is encoded by the coding sequence ATGTTCAACCTCACCCCGGCCGTCCGGAATATCCTGCTGCTCAACGTGCTTATGTTCGTAGCGCAGCAAGTGCTCGGCGACCAAACTATTATGCTGGCGCTGTTCCCAGTGGGTTCGCCCAACTACCAGCCGTGGCAGTTTCTGACATACATGTTTATGCACGGTGGTGTGATGCACATCCTGTTTAACATGTTCGCGCTTATCAGCTTCGGGCCTTTGCTGGAAATGCAGTGGGGCGCCAACCGCTTCCTGACTTTCTGGTTGATTTGTGGGGTAGGGGCCGGCGTGCTGTATTCGGGGGTGCGCTATTATGAGCTAGATAAGATGAACCAAGCGCGGATAGAGTTTCGCCAAGACCCTAGCCCCGGCAACTATGCCGATTTCTTCCGGGCCTACCTTCCCGAAGCTCCTTATCAGCAGAATGCGCAAATCTTAAAGCAGAGCCCTACTCCCGCCAATATTGCCCAAGCCACTCAAAACCTGGACGATGTTTTCAACCAGAGCTTCAACGTGCCCATGCTCGGCGCGTCGGGCGCAATTTTCGGGATTCTGATGGCGTTTGCCTACCTGTTCCCGAACACAGAGTTAATGCTCTTGTTTATTCCGTTTCCGGTGAAGGCCAAGTACATGGTATTTGGCTACGCGGCCTTCGAGCTGTTCCAGGGCGTGCACCGCGTGCCGGGCGACACAGTGGCACACTTCGCTCATTTGGGTGGAATGTTGATTGGCTTCATTGTGTTGAAAATTTGGGAGCGAAGCCGCGGCCAGTTTTATTGA